A genomic segment from Gorilla gorilla gorilla isolate KB3781 chromosome 3, NHGRI_mGorGor1-v2.1_pri, whole genome shotgun sequence encodes:
- the SLC25A4 gene encoding ADP/ATP translocase 1, which yields MGDHAWSFLKDFLAGGVAAAVSKTAVAPIERVKLLLQVQHASKQISAEKQYKGIIDCVVRIPKEQGFLSFWRGNLANVIRYFPTQALNFAFKDKYKQLFLGGVDRHKQFWRYFAGNLASGGAAGATSLCFVYPLDFARTRLAADVGKGAAQREFHGLGDCIIKIFKSDGLRGLYQGFNVSVQGIIIYRAAYFGVYDTAKGMLPDPKNVHIFVSWMIAQSVTAVAGLVSYPFDTVRRRMMMQSGRKGADIMYTGTVDCWRKIAKDEGAKAFFKGAWSNVLRGMGGAFVLVLYDEIKKYV from the exons ATGGGTGATCACGCTTGGAGCTTCCTAAAGGACTTCCTGGCCGGGGGCGTCGCCGCTGCCGTCTCCAAGACCGCGGTCGCCCCCATCGAGAGGGTCAAACTGCTGCTGCAG GTCCAGCATGCCAGCAAACAGATCAGTGCTGAGAAGCAGTACAAAGGGATCATTGATTGTGTGGTGAGAATCCCTAAGGAGCAGGGCTTCCTCTCCTTCTGGAGGGGTAACCTGGCCAACGTGATCCGTTACTTCCCCACCCAAGCTCTCAACTTCGCCTTCAAGGACAAGTACAAGCAGCTCTTCTTAGGGGGTGTGGATCGGCATAAGCAGTTCTGGCGCTACTTTGCTGGTAACCTGGCGTCCGGTGGGGCCGCTGGGGCCACCTCCCTTTGCTTTGTCTACCCGCTGGACTTTGCTAGGACCAGGTTGGCTGCTGACGTGGGCAAGGGCGCCGCCCAGCGTGAGTTCCATGGTCTGGGCGACTGTATCATCAAGATCTTCAAGTCTGATGGCCTGAGGGGGCTCTACCAGGGTTTCAACGTCTCTGTCCAAGGCATCATTATCTATAGAGCTGCCTACTTCGGAGTCTATGATACTGCCAAGG GGATGCTGCCTGACCCCAAGAACGTGCACATTTTTGTGAGCTGGATGATTGCCCAGAGCGTGACGGCAGTCGCAGGGCTGGTGTCCTACCCCTTTGACACTGTTCGTCGTAGAATGATGATGCAGTCCGGCCGGAAGGGGG CCGATATTATGTACACGGGGACAGTTGACTGCTGGAGGAAGATTGCAAAAGACGAAGGAGCCAAGGCCTTCTTCAAAGGTGCCTGGTCCAATGTGCTGAGAGGCATGGGCGGTGCTTTTGTATTGGTGTTGTATGATGAGATCAAAAAATATGTCTAA